A section of the Bombus terrestris chromosome 2, iyBomTerr1.2, whole genome shotgun sequence genome encodes:
- the LOC100647398 gene encoding gephyrin, translating into MDSIRFGLLTVSDSCYKYKNEDKSGYEIEQCIKDEKSDIGKILRGQICNKSIVPDEEFTIMEHLISWSDSRLVDVILTIGGTGFSKRDVTPEATKNIIQKEAPGIIAAMLISSLKITPLAMLSRGVCGIRDKTLIINLPGSPKAAKECLSIIASAIPHAVDLIRDNKKRIKDMHANVQNNIVAEIPLSQEQDEIMSCLASIVERCRESSYPMISVEEALQLIHEHAELLNLNATSEEDLEKCHGRILSSDLYSKYDLPPFRASIKDGYAVLVSDGKGRRKVLSGIKAGDTATAIKLESGTCVRVNTGAPIPDDATAVVQVEDTKLLKGTSDSMEEEEIEIMTEVQPGQDIRPIGCDIKKGELILMSGTKLGAIELGLAAACGYEKILVTDLPKIGVLSTGDELQCPGTTLMPGHIYDSNKITLLTMLKENGFDPLDMGIALDDENIMVHKIKHALKQVDVLITSGSVSMGDRDMLKPILQYYFNATIHFGRVNMKPGKPTTFATCSFQNKKKYLLCLPGNPVSATVTMNLFALPLLKQLCKDFSTPTIVSAKLMSSYKLDPRPEYARAILKWNDVDTLPLAYSTGNQISSKLLSCKNANALLMLPGCKAEKTVLQQGEVVQAMLLGFK; encoded by the exons ATGGATTCAATAAGATTCGGATTATTAACAG TTAGTGACAGctgctataaatataaaaatgaagataaaagTGGATATGAAATAGAACAATGTATTAAAGATGAAAAGTCTGATATTGGAAAGATTTTAAGAGgtcaaatatgtaataaaagtatCGTTCCTGATGAAGAATTTACAATAATG gaaCATCTAATTTCATGGAGCGATAGTAGACTAGTAGATGTTATTCTTACAATTGGTGGAACAGGATTTTCTAAAAGAGATGTAACTCCTGAAgcaacaaaaaatattattcaaaaggAAGCTCCTGGAATAATTGCAGCTATGCTAATATCCAGTCTAAAAATCACTCCGTTGGCTATGTTATCTAG AGGTGTATGTGGAATACGAGATAAAACATTGATTATAAATTTACCGGGATCACCAAAAGCTGCAAAGGAATGCTTAAGCATAATCGCATCTGCTATACCACATGCTGTTGACTTAATTAGAGataataagaaaagaataaaagatatgCATGCAAATGTGCAAAATAATATTGTTGCAGAAATTCCCTTGTCACAAGAACAAGATGAAATTATG TCATGTTTAGCTAGTATAGTTGAACGCTGTAGAGAATCTTCATATCCAATGATTTCTGTGGAAGAAGCTCTACAGTTAATACATGAACATgcagaattattaaatttgaatgcTACATCAGAGGAGGATCTAGAAAAATGTCATGGGAGGATATTGAGTAGTGATCTATATTCTAAGTATGATTTACCACCATTTAGAGCCTCTATTAAAGATGGTTATGCAGTCTTAGTAAGCGATGGAAAAGGCAGAAGGAAAGTACTAAGTGGAATAAAAGCAGGAGACACT GCCACTGCGATTAAACTTGAAAGTGGCACATGTGTAAGAGTAAATACAGGTGCTCCAATTCCAGATG atgCAACAGCAGTTGTGCAAGTTGAAGATACTAAACTTTTAAAGGGAACTTCAGATAGTATGGAGGAGGAGGAAATCGAAATTATGACAGAAGTACAACCGGGCCAGGACATTAG GCCAATTGGTTGCGATATTAAAAAAggagaattaattttaatgtcaGGAACAAAACTTGGAGCAATAGAATTAGGGCTTGCTGCTGCATGTGGTTACGAAAAGATATTAGTCACTGATCTTCCAAAAATTGGTGTATTATCTACAGGAGATGAATTACAATGCCCTGGGACTACTTTAATGCCAGGACACATATATGatagtaataaaattacattattaacaATGTTAAAGGAAAATGGTTTTGATCCTTTGGACATGGGCATTGCATTGGACGa TGAGAACATTATGGTGCATAAGATTAAACATGCTCTAAAACAAGTCGACGTACTCATAACATCGGGTTCTGTATCAATGGGCGATAGAGATATGCTGAAGCCTATTttgcaatattattttaatgcTACTATACATTTCG GACGAGTAAACATGAAACCCGGGAAACCAACTACTTTTGCAACATGCTCttttcaaaataagaaaaaatatttattatgtttgCCGGGTAATCCAGTTTCTGCAACTGTTACTATGAATTTATTTGCATTGCCTTTACTAAAGCAATTATGCAAAGACTTTTCCACGCCAACGATTGTGTCAGCAaaa TTAATGTCATCCTACAAGTTGGATCCACGTCCGGAGTATGCaagagcaattttaaaatgGAATGATGTAGATACTTTGCCATTAGCTTACAGTACTGGAAATCAAATTAGTAGTAAATTACTTAGTTGTAAAAATGCAAATGCATTATTAATGTTACCAGGATGTAAAGCAGAAAAAACTGTATTACAACAAGGGGAGGTGGTACAAGCAATGTTGTTGGGATTTAAGTAA